The genomic window AAAGGTTTGATGGAGTAGGCAGGGATTCAGAATAAATTGTGAGGGTTAACAAAGATCCACTGGCTTTTGATAAGCTAAGAAATAGTACCAATTCTTTTCCTCACATTTTACATACGCTTCTCTTGTTGAAACATATTCAAACATAAGCTACAGCAATTCCTAATAGTAAAAAAGCATATTCAAACATATATGagtaggaaaaaaagaaagttgtAATGAAAAAAAGCATACGCTACAGCAATTCCTTATTTTTCTCAACATGACCATAATATGCTCATTGTAATCTGGGTTGAGACCCCACACACCAGCATGTCAGCCCTACATTGAATTATTTTACACTTAGCATAACATATAAGAATATTCTAATCTACAACAGAGAGACTACCCCAACTTCCCGATAGTGGGTCAATAGAAACAAGACAATTTCCCCACAGGACAGACCtatgcaaaatatatatatatttgatgtcTTAATTTCCCTACAGACAACAATAGGAAATGTTTTGCATTACAAATTTTCTCGTAGCATTAAGTCATAAAATGATGAAGCCAGAAGACTTCACGATATTACTTAGTCAGAGAAAGTTATGTGTCTTGAGACGTGGATTGTATAGTCTTCATCAGCAACTTTCAACAATCCTGAACCATCTGAATCCCACCGTGGCACCATGACAGCATAAATAGGATTTAACTGCAAACAAAGCAATCCCTAGAGAGAATAAATTATCAACATCATCAATCTACCAAAGCACAGTTGATAACAGAGGCAATATCAGAatgtagaaaataaaatttgttgcAATTGCAAAAATAATAGAAGAGCATTGAAGACATGATTGTTTTCGTGCAAAAAATCGCTGACATGAGTTTATGAAACTGACCTTACAAATTATACATGTTTTCAGGCTTGGATGATGTATAGATCTTGCCTTAATATGTAGTAGCATCCCATGGAACTTCCTGGTTCCATGATAAATTGCTCACGGAACTGACCTACCCGCTTGCTTGGAATATCGATGGAGAGTTCCTCCAAGCTTGGCATCCCTTCAGCTTGCAACCCTTCACCACATATTAGAAATTGGTTTCCCACAATGAACGATCCAGACACACGTATAGCTATTCCTGTTTCTCCGTGAGCACGACAGTGTAGCTTCTCAACAACATGAACAATTTTCTCTCGAGGACGATCACCTTTTAACTTCTTTCGTATATTTGATAAAGTATCAAATATGTCACTTTGGCCAACATACACATTCCCTGAGAAACTGAAATAACAGAATAGATGATACAAAATATCATGTGATTTATGGTGGCTGAAAATACTGGATGCTCCCTTGCAGGAAAGTGATAGTCTAAATCATAAAAGTAGAATACATATGTTTGTTGGATAATGGTTGAGAAACTCGCACTCTGGCAGTAATAGCCAGTCATGACTCCTTGCAATCTAAAAGTAAAGAGGAAAGCATGGCTTACGCAAATTATGACTGATAATTCACCTAGTTCTGTCTAAATTTCAGAAACAAGCCAACATTAAAGCCAGTTCCCGCATTATGCTGTCAGAAAAACAGAACCGCAATATTGAttgaaaaaaatggaagaaaaatcTTAGCAAGCCAACTTTCTTTGGTTTTGAATGAACTGGGTCCAAAATAGGATTCAAATAAGATTCGGACACAGTTGATTCAGATACATGGCCCTAATCAGTGGCCACATACTGATGGCCTGCTAGTATCTGGATTAGAAATTAATTACGGAAACACCAACTGATCTATGGGCTACACTCTATATACAGGTTTGCTTTTTCTTGAGAAACTCTATGTTAGTGAACCCTTAAACAGCAAAATGATGCTACATAGCGTACTAcagatatttttttacaatCCTGAATAGGTTTAATATCACCAAAGGTACCTGAAAGTTGATTCTTCCATGTAGAATGTCTTCATATAATGCCAAATCCCATCAGTGCCGTTAAAGAGGAGGTAGTAATGTACGGCAAGCATCTGGGATTGAGAAAAAACAAGTTAAATCTTTCTGCTATTGCATCCTTActtttggttgtgtgtgtgtgtgtgcgcttGTTATTGGCTGGCTATTCGGCAACAATAAGGAGGGAGGGGGATCGGGAGTTTTGCCTTTATTCCCAACCACCAAAATTCCCACATGCTTCTCTGGTAATAAAATGACAGGAGTAAGTATCTAAGATTCAGTCACTCAGATATGAAAAAACTTGGTAAGGGGCTGGAGATGAAGATATCACAGAAAATCTAGTTTTTGCCAGCTGAAATTCCATTAGTAGTAATAGAGTTGATGAAAAAGGGAGACAACAGCAGTCACCAGGAGTTGAACTGGAGACCATGCACTGCAGACTTCAGAGAGCTACCATTAGACAACACGTGGTAACTTCAGTGTCATGGTCGGCATCACATATCGTCGCAGAAGGCATGGAACATGCTGTGACTTGGATGGCTCCCAGATTGCAGTGACAGCCGCGACGCAAGATGAGGAATAGCGCACATCGGACGACTACAGTACGAAGCTTGCAGTCGATAAGATTAGCTtgagtttgttagagtttgttaCCTATTTTCATTAGCAATTTGTTAGCAATTCGGTTAAGATTTGTAAGTCTATTTAAAGGCAATGTTAGATGGAATAAAGCAAGTCAAATTCAATTCATTCATCTCAtctactttctctgtttctcaTCTTGTTCTTCCGGCATCGCCATCACGGGGCATCGCACGACCAAACCCACGTCCTCCTACCTCCCATACCTATCCAATTCGATCTCTTCCTGGAGCCCATAACATTAATCGTGGGCTGTACAAATATTTGTACCTGCAGTACAAATAAATTTGTACCGGCAGTACAACTCGAAATCTTTCAGCTAGTACACATTTCTATCAGGCCCCTCTAAGATGAATGGATATTGCAAGATTTCACTGAGAAACTGAACCATGGAGTTAGCCACTCAAACTCCCCATCCCAATACGGCAATCTGACTTTCACACATTAAAGTCCCATTCCCTCTAGAAAATTATCCCCAATCAAACAGCTTGTTAGGACACTGCAGCAGGCCTATTGCCATATTTAGCAATAATTGCATGCATATTAATTGATTACATTCATATTAGATGGTTAGTTATCATCCCATTAGGAGTGTTAAGCCTGTTTATATGGCTGTCATCTTTGTACCCATtaagcaataaataaataatattgtcTCTGATGGCTCACGACACAACTAGACCACAAGTGAGTTCATGATGGCAAAAGGTAGGATAGTTGGGGGCAAATAGAGAAATCAGAAGGGTTCGGGGAAGCGTAATTCAAGCAAGCATGAAAAAGGGATCTATTTCATGCTTGCTTGAATTTAGCATCACTGACAGCACAACACTAATGCAGGTCAACATAAACCCAAAATTATACTCAAACTCGGAAGCAACTTAGTACATGGATCCAACTCTTTCAAAGCTCTGCTCTCCTCCATACCTGCACAATGGCCTGCTCCTTGTCTAATTCCCATCTGGACTCTGTCCTAATACTCCCACTGAACATTTGTGAACCATCGACTCTGTACTAATCTCCCTATGGAGTTTTCACGCCATAATAAACAGAAGTTCTCTAGCCTCTCGGCTTCTCACTGCCATCCTCGGAGCCTCATTCTGGTGGCATCACAAGGGCAAGTGTTCTCCCCTCAGTCCTTGTAACCTTACCAATCATTCCATAGAACAAACATATAATTGATTGTGACATCTTTAAACTATGGACctaaaatagtactccctcagtTGGAGATCGTGAGGTTTATATTTTCTGGGTTCTTGTATATATGAAGCCAGTTGTCTTACCAAAATAATGTTTAAGGTTGCTCTACTATACAGTAATGCATGCACTACCGCATCACCTCCACAAATCCAACTGCATATGCATGAACTAATTGTACAGGTAACTAGGAATCTCTTGAAGTGTATGCAGGGTACTAATCGTGCATGCGGCTGAAAGGCTAAAGCAGAGTATTGAAGCCAAATAAGCCACAAAATGTGCTTAGGGAACATATGCACCCAATAAATTTCAGCGAGGGACTTGAGAACATACACCTAACAATCTCCAGCAAAGCGAGTAttcttttttcccccttctAAGGTAAAACATCTACTCCAGATGCGAGGTCCAACCAACAGCCTAGCagggagaagcagcagcagcaaaggcTTAGAGGCAAGTTCCTCAATTAATTACTATGCTTGCAAGTCAAGCTAAGTTCCTTAAGGTCAGATCAGGTAAGACACTTTAGATCTCTTTAGCTAGAAAGTGAGAACTACTTTGATTTGGCTACCTTTATCTCACTTTCACAGAACCAGGACGAACCACACTTCCTACTAATACTATGACTTATTGCAACTTCGTAAAATATCTGTACTAGAAAATCTTGCAATTTCAATAGTCAACCACTTATGATGATCTGAGCCCTTGTGGCTTGCTACAGCTTTTGCACTAGAATCATTGACTCCACTAAATTCAAAAGTTATTGTGTGTTTAGGTTAACTTATGCATCCTATGGTTACGCAATGTTGATTGAGGCAGTTACAAGTAACAATGGATATATCAAACTAAATAGAAGTGTGGTTTCTTCAATTTGTCATTTGGGGGCATGCCAACATAAACTTTATTGTGCTGTTGAACTACAGTAGGAAAGAATTAAAACTGACATGTGCTACAAGGTACTGACCTCTGCTATTTGCTTTAATCTTTCTGTTGGATCAACAATACTTTTGACATAAGCTACCAAGTCCACGGTAGTGTTTTCATATCTCTTGATGAATGGGTGTGACAAAAGCTGCAAGATGTTAAATATTCTTGTcagcaaaaggaaaagaaaagtgTATCACAATCCACAAAATTGTGTTGATATGGAAGATATATTGACATAACATTGTGATTAGATCAAGCCATTACCAATCACAATTTATACTATGCTTATTATAACAACTAATGGTACTCGAAAGAACCATGATACCTTATCACAAACGATATGCCTTTAATTCATATATACAGAACTCAAACTTCTTGAAAATCAGCACATACATTACACAAAATTTCTTTACCTGCTCACACGAAGGCCTTGCATCAGCGTCTTTTTGCAAGCAGTCATTGATGAACGAACAAAACTCAGATGAATAAGAATCTTTTGGTGGTGTTGGTGATGGATCATCCAGAATCTGAAATACTAAGTTTGTAAGGAAACCAATGAATTGCACAAAAAACATTACAAAATGTTAAATAACTTGGCCTCCAGTGCCATGTGATGCTTTGTCTCTATTTTTACCTTGCTGGGTTCAAACAGGAATGCATTCAGGTTCTAAACTAAGTCTATAAATTATCTGACtgtaaatataatattattacatTAATGTGAACACGGAAAATAGGATTGGGGCTATAAATTGCTCTCTTTATGAAAGACCTCCATCTGTTTACTTTTGTGGTTGGTTACTACGATATTATGAGCATTTATCTCATTCTCCTGAGTAGACTACTTTTCTTCTATATCCAATCCTTTTAAGAAGTAATCGAACGGGTGGGGAAAGACCATCAAGGATCGTATGAGTGTCGCAACTCGCAAGTTGTGACCACTTTCTTCCAAAACTTGCAGGAATGGAATATTCTTAACCATGTATCGAATCACAAAACCATCCAACCAAAAGGTGCAAACAGTGGTGAGTAGTCACAGTTGATCAACAATAGAAGAGGTCATATTGCATACTACcaaaataaacaataattataaacaaataaataaataaaaactggCCACGGAACCACATTACCTGCAGCATGAGGTTGGCTGGGCCTTCATTCACATTATATGGAAATTTACCAGTAGCACACTCCAATACTGCTAGTCCAAGACTCCAAATATCAGCAGCATAAGAGTAGTTCTCGTTACGAATTCTCTCAGGTGACATATATGTGACTGTGCCTACAAAGGTAGCACACTGGAACATATTTATTTAGCAGAAAATATATCGTTGATTCAATCTAAATGATTTGACGTCATTGAAATACTATTCAAGAACAACTAGCATACAAGAAACATCAAAGATCATGCACACGACACATCATATCCTGTCTGCAGAATGCCAAGTTTCATGATTCACTTGCTTAtgtatatactccttccgttcacaaataggtactccctccgtcccaaaatagaAGAACCTATGATCGGATGGGACATTTCCtactactacgaatctggacaggcagtctgtctagattcatagtattagaaaATGTCCCATCCGTTTAGGTTctcatattttgggacggagggagtatcattttaAGATTCACGCAGTCAAACCTTGAAAATATTAAATCAACAATATATGCAAAAGAATTAGGATTGGATATTAAAAATGATACCAGTAGACGCATCACGAAAAACGCTTACATGTAACTATATTTCcaataatttttataaatatattattagaatAAGAAATGATAAAACATCTGCATTGGAGACTGTGTCAATGTCCTAAATAACAAGTATAAGATAACagaggaattttttttagtcTTTAACTGTATTAGTTTTCAGTTTCTAGTTTTTTAGCTCTGTTGGTCTTATAGACCTTTGTTTCCCCCTCAGGCTTTGAAGGTCTTTGCACTTAATTAACGactccatctgtcccaaaatgatgctatttctccacctaccccttatctcaaccaatcacaaccattctccatttgatttcttcacctactttctcttctcaaccaatcgcAACCTTCCCCAAATCATTTCCACCTACTTTGTTAATACCAATGCTCAATGCCAGAAATGCTTAcgttttgggacggaggtagtacagaCTATAGagaatattgtaatatatatttatcagCAGGGTCCTCCCTACTTTTTCCCTTTAAACAATCAAATTGGCATATAAGGAACACAAAAATAAAACTGTGAAGATTGTAACCAAGAGAAGTAGCATACCATGGCCATCGTATTATCCAAACCAGCACTCACTCCAAAATCTGTTATCTTTGCCTCACCCTTGAGATTTACCAGCAAATTTGCTGGCTTTATATCTCTATGCACTAGATGTCTTACTTCATGCAAGTAGCGCAAACCCTGTAGAATTGTACAACAGAACAAATTATATAGTTTAAAAGGTTGATCAACCAGCCTGAGTTATACTAACAATAACATAGAAATGAAGGGCAGATGTGAAAGATCCATACGAGCAATACTTTCTGCAGCATATGTGCAAGAACTGGTTCTGGTATTGATTTCTTAATCTTTATAACATCAGCTAAGGACCCACCATCCATGTATTCAAGGGCGATGCTTATTTGTCCAGAATCAGGCATGTAGAATGCACCCTGGAATTCAACTAAACCAATATAACAACATGCTTCACATAATGTTCTCATCTCATTCAGAATTTGTTGTCTCTTCTCCTGCGAAAGGCATCAAGAAACATAGGAAGTATGGTGACTTAGATTACTCATTGCAATAAAATAGACGAATTGCATGAATCAAATGAGTCGATCAATATAAGGTACAAAGATTACTGCATGCAATACCAAATGAGTTTTGTATCATGAGAAGATAAATTATGAACTAATCCCTCGGTTTTAAATTTTTGCCAGTACGCGTACTTGGGAGAGTCAAATTTCAagtgatttaaatttgaattggatcTTATTTGCTACAAAAGATAAATGTtataaaaaaaggaatttaGAAATTGTGTCATCTAGGCATTTACCAGAAGGGATAAAGgatagaagaaaaaagaaagattatGTATTCTTTAGTATTTCCAATTTATGCTACAAATAGAAATGAACCTTCCACTCCAGTGTCACTCAAACTAAATAGAAATCCATCTACAAATATCAGTTCATATTGGAACTTGGAAGTACTCAGCTTCAACATCTCTCACTCCAGCTGGCCCCAAATATTAGGTGTGGCAAGGACATTTAATCATAATGAAAGTCgataagggaaaaaaataagtaCTATGAGAAGGACAGAATACTCCATCATGCAAATAGAaaatatggatgaatatatggTTTAGTTTGCTTCATTGGAAACAGCTTATGCCAAAGTATAAATAAAGTATGTGGTTAGAAGGAATCAGATTAGACTTTACTTGTCTTGCATTTTTAAAGTAGGGCCCAAGATGAATCTAAAAATAGACATAGtgatgctaaaaaaatattaatcttgACTTACAGAGTAGCACCCCAAGATGAATCTAGAAATGGATATAATGGTGCTAACGGCTAAGAAAACAAGCAGTAGCTAAAACATTAATAACTCAGCTAGACAAGTTCCACTAAATTATTGGCATGAACATTTATAAGTCTAGTTTCTAAGTCTTCTATGTGCAGATTTGCTCAGATAAAGTACTGTAAATTACATACTGAGAAAAAAACCATTTGATTCACatggaattattttttgaaaagtgGAAATAGCTGATCATAATCTGCCTTTTGTACAATTAAGGAACAAAGATATGAACCTTctcaaatatatttatcttcttCAAGGCCAAAATTCGATGAACTGGTATAAAAACAGCTCTCTGCACAACACTGCTTGCACCATTACCAATGGGGCCAAATATGTGCATATCATGAGAGGCACATCGGTATGCCTTTTCACCAGAATCTGACTCCTCTGGCCCAGTGCTTCGTTTATGAAAGCCATGCTCATTGATGTTATACTCACCCAATGATCTACTCAACAAATTCACAGTTCCACCATCAGAAACCTTCAGAAAgagtataaaaataaaattattatgaatataaataagaaaataagGAAAAATATCATGTAGGTTAGAACAAAATGCTTGTTGGGCATTACCCAACCCAAAGAATCTTTGATgttctttcctattttaatatTCTAATTTGATCATGCAGCAATGGTACTTCTGCATAAAAAGTATAAATTTTAACTTAACTTAGTATAGTTTATGCAtacaagcaagaaaaaaaattgtaggttTGGCATGCTGTGAAAGGACAGAGCTAGCTTAGGAAAAAGATAGTGAGTCATAGAAAAGAAACATGAAGCAACAGACTACGTTAACAGAAACCAAATATTACTCAAATTTACAGAAAGCACACAGAAAAGAAGGCCAATTCATGTGGTGCCATGTGTTCCAAAGTCCAAACAGGATAttgatttgaggaattttgtcAGCATGTGTCATGTGGAGAGAGCCAACATCAGTACTCCCACCTGCCTCGACAAGTATTGGTGCCACCAGCAGTCCAGAAGGCATAAGTCCAGATAAGACCTTAGTTAATTAGTTGCTTGTTGATCCACTTAGTTTTAAAGATTGAGTGAAAGTAGAGGTAAGAGTCCTCAGCCACATGTGCTAGGGGTCTTGTATATATGGACCAGTTGATATCAATGCAGGCAAGCAAAGAAATTGACGATCTAATATCTATCTCTATCCCTGTTCTTCTTGCAGTCTGCACTTTTACCTTCACTTCCCTTACCCTACCTTCAGTACCAGTCCTGGCCAGCAATGCTAAACCACCAGGCACCAGTTGCCTATAGCTATCCAATCTGTTCCTTCCAGAAATATGGCAACCTTTAAGGGTACGTATGTAACATCGATATTTTTGTTCCTCCACAACCACGGTTACCCACCAGTAACAGATAGATTAGAAAAGGCATAACCAAAGTTAGATGCTATTCAGTAATATATGTTACTGGATATGCAAGTATGCATGTAACAATTAGGCAATTAGCAGCAGCTACGTTTTTAGTATGCGTGTAAATTGCACAATCAAACATCCAGGATGATATGGAGAACATAAATATCaaatctagaaaagaaaaatgtgttTAACATTGTCCTAACAGTCTAATTATCTTTCATATGTGCATGTAGTTGAGTAAATAATGATGGTGCCTAACTGCCCAAGCCATGATTCCCTTACCTTGACTTTGTGAACACTCAACAGCGTCTTTGCAAGTGTTTTTCATGCCTTTAAGAAACGATTTCAATGCCATTCGTATTTATCAAATTCAAGGTCTCACTAGCACACAAACTAGTACTTCCAATAACAGTGACAGGTTTCCAAGTTAATTATATGCTTGGCAAAATATTTAAGTTCGATACCCTGAATCCATGATCAATCATAATGCATAACTCATTCCACCTCCAATGACAAAGTTGATAGGAAATGTTGAGAAAAGAAGTTAGTATGCAGCTATGCGCATAACTGGGTAATAGCATCTGAAGCAATATTAATATTCTGAGTGTAGTTCCTCACTAGTTCAGTTAGCTGACTATAATTCAGGTACTTGAACACAAAATAACACAAAAGTAATTGAAAATATTACTTAcagaaaaaaaactacattTAGTCACTCACACTCAGTGTACAAGGGTATGTGAAAACTCACAGAACACAGAATTCAATAGGCTAACTGGCTTTGAATAATGAGACAGAAACATCTGGTTGAGACACTTCCCT from Oryza glaberrima chromosome 6, OglaRS2, whole genome shotgun sequence includes these protein-coding regions:
- the LOC127776623 gene encoding mitogen-activated protein kinase kinase 3 isoform X1; translated protein: MAGLEELKKKLQPLLFDDPDKGGVSSRVPLPEDTCDSYVVSDGGTVNLLSRSLGEYNINEHGFHKRSTGPEESDSGEKAYRCASHDMHIFGPIGNGASSVVQRAVFIPVHRILALKKINIFEKEKRQQILNEMRTLCEACCYIGLVEFQGAFYMPDSGQISIALEYMDGGSLADVIKIKKSIPEPVLAHMLQKVLLGLRYLHEVRHLVHRDIKPANLLVNLKGEAKITDFGVSAGLDNTMAMCATFVGTVTYMSPERIRNENYSYAADIWSLGLAVLECATGKFPYNVNEGPANLMLQILDDPSPTPPKDSYSSEFCSFINDCLQKDADARPSCEQLLSHPFIKRYENTTVDLVAYVKSIVDPTERLKQIAERSMWEFWWLGIKMLAVHYYLLFNGTDGIWHYMKTFYMEESTFSFSGNVYVGQSDIFDTLSNIRKKLKGDRPREKIVHVVEKLHCRAHGETGIAIRVSGSFIVGNQFLICGEGLQAEGMPSLEELSIDIPSKRVGQFREQFIMEPGSSMGCYYILRQDLYIIQA
- the LOC127776623 gene encoding mitogen-activated protein kinase kinase 3 isoform X2 — encoded protein: MAGLEELKKKLQPLLFDDPDKGGVSSRVPLPEDTCDSYVVSDGGTVNLLSRSLGEYNINEHGFHKRSTGPEESDSGEKAYRCASHDMHIFGPIGNGASSVVQRAVFIPVHRILALKKINIFEKEKRQQILNEMRTLCEACCYIGLVEFQGAFYMPDSGQISIALEYMDGGSLADVIKIKKSIPEPVLAHMLQKGLRYLHEVRHLVHRDIKPANLLVNLKGEAKITDFGVSAGLDNTMAMCATFVGTVTYMSPERIRNENYSYAADIWSLGLAVLECATGKFPYNVNEGPANLMLQILDDPSPTPPKDSYSSEFCSFINDCLQKDADARPSCEQLLSHPFIKRYENTTVDLVAYVKSIVDPTERLKQIAERSMWEFWWLGIKMLAVHYYLLFNGTDGIWHYMKTFYMEESTFSFSGNVYVGQSDIFDTLSNIRKKLKGDRPREKIVHVVEKLHCRAHGETGIAIRVSGSFIVGNQFLICGEGLQAEGMPSLEELSIDIPSKRVGQFREQFIMEPGSSMGCYYILRQDLYIIQA
- the LOC127776623 gene encoding mitogen-activated protein kinase kinase 3 isoform X3, whose translation is MAGLEELKKKLQPLLFDDPDKGGVSSRVPLPEDTCDSYVVSDGGTVNLLSRSLGEYNINEHGFHKRSTGPEESDSGEKAYRCASHDMHIFGPIGNGASSVVQRAVFIPVHRILALKKINIFEKEKRQQILNEMRTLCEACCYIGLVEFQGAFYMPDSGQISIALEYMDGGSLADVIKIKKSIPEPVLAHMLQKVLLGLRYLHEVRHLVHRDIKPANLLVNLKGEAKITDFGVSAGLDNTMAMCATFVGTVTYMSPERIRNENYSYAADIWSLGLAVLECATGKFPYNVNEGPANLMLQILDDPSPTPPKDSYSSEFCSFINDCLQKDADARPSCEQLLSHPFIKRYENTTVDLVAYVKSIVDPTERLKQIAEMLAVHYYLLFNGTDGIWHYMKTFYMEESTFSFSGNVYVGQSDIFDTLSNIRKKLKGDRPREKIVHVVEKLHCRAHGETGIAIRVSGSFIVGNQFLICGEGLQAEGMPSLEELSIDIPSKRVGQFREQFIMEPGSSMGCYYILRQDLYIIQA